TGTATACCGTTTGATCTGCATTGATTTTTGTTTCCGTTTTTAATGTTTCGTCCAGTCTTAACGACTTAGAATATACTAAAACGCCGTCTTTATAATGCTGTTCAATCAATCCTTCGTACAGCGTACCGTTATAAGGCATATCATCTTTATACGTCACGGTTCCTTTGGATTTTCCGTCCGGATAATAGTATCTGATCTCCTGGGTCAGCTCATCTTTTAACACCTGCTCGGAAGATAATTTCCCATTTTCATCGAAATATTTATTCAGGACCGCTGAACCGTTTTGATAAACATTCACAGCCGTGAATGCGGAAAACTCATAATTAAACTGATACTCTTCCCCGTCCTGCGGCATGTAATAGTCTATTTCTTTATTATAGACGTAGGTAAGACTGCCAATCTGCTTACCTGTTTTGTCATATGTTTTCTGATAGCCGCCTTTTTTATTTTTCTTTTCTTCCTGCAAAATTCCTCCTTCCGGAGTATAGATGGTGCTTTCTGTGACCTTTCCGTCTTTATTTTGCTTTTCTATTTTGGAGACCTTCATCGGATCCTGATAATACTCTACGGTCATCTTATCGCTGGAATCGCCGGAGCGATTCGTGCCGATATATTTTCCTTTTTCGCCATAATATTTAGTCTCATACAGTTCATTACCATCACTTACGATCTCATAGCGAATTCCTTTGATATCTTCATCATACACCACCGATTTGAAGCTTTCAGGAGTTTCATACGTTGTTATACTATTATGATAAGACATTTCATCCGGATTTTTATAGGTGTGTATTTTGCCTGTAAAAGTACCGTCCGCTCTATACACCACATCTTCCAGAGGTCTTCCCTGCTCATCAAAAGTTTTAGCGGGTCCAATTTGCTTCCCCGCGGAGTAGGTTCCTGTACTCAAGACTTTACCTTCTGCATTGTACCAGGTAATTTTACCTTCATACACCTCACTGCCCGGCGTAGCATCCGAAACAAGACCTTCCATCTGAAGGGTTCCGTTTTTATAAAAGTCTCTGATTAAAGTAAGCTTGCCTTTGTTTTCCGTTTCACGGTAAAATTCCATTTTAGCCTGAGTGGTTTTTTCCCAGTTCTCATCAAAATAAATTTTTTCCTGTGCATTTACGTGGATGCTTATGATCAGGGCGAAAACCGCTGACGTAAATAATTTTTTCATGTGTTTAAAGATTTAAGCAGATACAAAAGCCATACAGAACAGCTTTGATCATAATTTGCATCATTGTGTTTTTTGTACTGAAATGACTGAAACAAAGATCTGCAAAATCGCAATCGCAGAAAATCCCTGCTTTCAGCTAATTTGTGTTATTATAGTTTCGAAATAATAAGTGCAACAGGGAAAAGTATGCACGCGCATTACAGATCTTATTTTAAAAAATGAGGTCTCAAATCCTATGAAATTGAGATATAATCGTGGTTTTAGCAATCAAACTGAATGGCAATTTCAGCTGCTTTTTTAATGAGCTTTCCTTTTTTTGCCTGAGAAGAAAGGTATAAGATCACCCGGTCTTCTTCATAATCTCTGTTGGCACCAAAAATAAAGTCAGGTTTTCCATCCCGGTCAATATCTCCTATGAAAAGAAGTTCTACAAAAGTATCATTAAAGGATTCTTCTTCTAAAAATAAGTTTTCCGGAGCATCATTGGCTGACAGGTAAAGCTTATAATCTTTTACATTCTGATAGAGTTCCTCCCCTTCATCCGTGTGTACTTTTTCGGATGAAAGTACTTTTCCTTCCGCACGCAATGTGTACTCTTCATTTCCAAAGTGAAATTTTAATTTTTCTTTTGGCCAGATTTTATTTTTCTCAATCTTAACAGTTTTTACTTCACCCATTGTCAATCGTGAATTCCCAATCAGTACAATGGTATTGTTTTTAGAATTAATAATCCTGGTAGAATCTCCTGAACATTCGGAATATCCTCTTGT
Above is a genomic segment from Chryseobacterium mulctrae containing:
- a CDS encoding membrane-binding protein, with amino-acid sequence MKKLFTSAVFALIISIHVNAQEKIYFDENWEKTTQAKMEFYRETENKGKLTLIRDFYKNGTLQMEGLVSDATPGSEVYEGKITWYNAEGKVLSTGTYSAGKQIGPAKTFDEQGRPLEDVVYRADGTFTGKIHTYKNPDEMSYHNSITTYETPESFKSVVYDEDIKGIRYEIVSDGNELYETKYYGEKGKYIGTNRSGDSSDKMTVEYYQDPMKVSKIEKQNKDGKVTESTIYTPEGGILQEEKKNKKGGYQKTYDKTGKQIGSLTYVYNKEIDYYMPQDGEEYQFNYEFSAFTAVNVYQNGSAVLNKYFDENGKLSSEQVLKDELTQEIRYYYPDGKSKGTVTYKDDMPYNGTLYEGLIEQHYKDGVLVYSKSLRLDETLKTETKINADQTVYNSTIYDEKGAVAYTYTHPVEQQGDGFTAQIIQYAKGKPANKAVVKDGFLESGKLKCKSESGVKELERSGKWVIVKMYDTEGKLIQDSKILAETQEPDAYNAVNRQITEADLQYEFYESI